The following proteins are encoded in a genomic region of Triticum dicoccoides isolate Atlit2015 ecotype Zavitan chromosome 1B, WEW_v2.0, whole genome shotgun sequence:
- the LOC119312869 gene encoding uncharacterized protein LOC119312869 codes for MEEPSNRASSRPESLSDLFHAPLPEEWRGQIVKVAKYIPKVQGEPRRTLWRLNSSNMCKYQGPKGPAGVPLDPPADIVEATAPSSSEEEKADRCNARRKRMRSIHSDDMFKYRGCSWPQLVGLNVHKAKRIIMKGKPDLSCEVVLENQLMTMCYCSRRVRVIVDRHNKVVKTPRVG; via the exons ATGGAGGAGCCCAGTAACAGAGCTTCCTCTCGGCCAGAATCACTCTCGGATCTATTTCATGCCCCTCTACCAGAGGAGTGGAGGGGGCAGATTGTCAAGGTTGCAAAATACATACCCAAG GTTCAAGGCGAGCCAAGGCGAACATTATGGCGACTAAATAGTTCAAATATGTGCAAATACCAGGGTCCTAAGGGGCCAGCCGGGGTGCCCCTCGACCCTCCTGCAG ATATTGTTGAGGCTACAGCGCCATCATCATCGGAAGAAGAAAAG GCGGATAGATGCAACGCAAGGAGGAAAAGAATGCGTTCAATCCATTCCGACGACATGTTCAAGTACCGTGGGTGCTCATGGCCGCAGCTGGTGGGTCTCAATGTGCACAAGGCCAAGAGGATCATCATGAAGGGCAAGCCGGACCTCTCTTGCGAAGTCGTCCTGGAGAACCAGCTGATGACCATGTGCTACTGCTCGAGGCGCGTCCGGGTCATTGTAGACAGGCACAACAAGGTCGTGAAAACCCCTCGTGTGGGTTAA